One window of the Novipirellula artificiosorum genome contains the following:
- a CDS encoding chemotaxis protein CheW, producing MHVVIWTSKGQRYATPSSSIIEVIPVVQSRPVVGSEDWLQGLFDYRGRLLPLVDSSRLLGHTASEIRMASRILVIRPSDDTQDDRHHLGLIVEQVLGSEDVDFDKGEESRSCQLSSIAFLGPVACIGNSTVQLTTPSRLPTCLNQQAMDS from the coding sequence ATGCACGTCGTTATTTGGACTTCGAAGGGCCAACGCTATGCAACGCCTTCGTCATCCATCATCGAGGTCATCCCCGTGGTGCAGTCGCGACCGGTGGTGGGAAGCGAGGATTGGCTGCAAGGACTCTTCGACTATCGAGGCCGTCTCTTGCCGCTAGTGGATTCGTCTCGCTTGTTGGGCCATACCGCGAGTGAGATTCGGATGGCAAGTCGCATCTTGGTGATCCGCCCGTCGGACGATACGCAGGACGACCGCCACCACCTGGGTTTGATCGTTGAACAAGTTCTCGGCAGCGAGGATGTCGATTTCGACAAGGGCGAGGAATCTCGATCATGCCAATTGTCTTCCATCGCGTTTCTGGGGCCGGTTGCCTGCATAGGAAATTCGACGGTTCAATTGACGACCCCATCGCGTCTGCCGACGTGTCTCAACCAACAGGCAATGGACTCATGA
- a CDS encoding chemotaxis protein CheW, which produces MNTPIQSTDEDVKLQVDTDDEAAIQRLLDKPLSLDDLRERTRRVAMPLEMGDQDVVRLLVFQVGEELMAVKAVEVHQVTQATPVHRIPHRSNHIIRGLCNLDGDLMLCADLEKLLDLREGTRDRTKEKQRWMIVLGDEPNHWVVEIDSVRGVIAFTQDTFRRPPITVDAALARYTKSLVPLDQETVALLDLQRVVSGFQAALR; this is translated from the coding sequence ATGAACACGCCGATCCAATCGACGGACGAAGACGTCAAGCTACAGGTTGACACGGACGATGAGGCGGCAATACAGCGGTTGCTGGACAAGCCCTTATCGCTCGATGACCTTCGAGAGCGTACACGGCGTGTTGCAATGCCACTCGAGATGGGCGATCAGGACGTTGTTCGTTTACTGGTCTTCCAAGTCGGCGAGGAACTCATGGCCGTCAAGGCGGTGGAGGTCCATCAAGTGACTCAAGCGACTCCGGTACACCGGATCCCGCACCGGTCCAATCACATTATTCGTGGGTTATGCAATTTAGATGGAGACTTGATGCTTTGCGCCGACCTCGAAAAGCTGTTGGATTTAAGGGAAGGGACTCGTGATCGCACAAAGGAAAAGCAGCGATGGATGATCGTTTTGGGAGACGAGCCAAACCACTGGGTTGTGGAGATCGACTCGGTAAGGGGCGTGATCGCGTTTACCCAAGACACTTTTCGAAGGCCGCCCATTACCGTTGACGCCGCCTTAGCACGTTACACAAAAAGTCTCGTCCCACTCGATCAGGAAACGGTAGCCCTGCTTGATCTGCAGCGGGTCGTCAGCGGTTTTCAGGCGGCTTTGCGATGA
- a CDS encoding methyl-accepting chemotaxis protein translates to MLELIHKIRRRLVGRMLLFVVLPTLLIFALVIYLSSLASFKNLRQSEEEYIQLQARVVATQIEDLNASAVISAQRMADAQVAGMFGDREASIEYARIVLENFDGITGAYFGYEPNADGQDSESLGKLPTEAMDPNGRFIPYWFVDSTKGRTTSLEPLVDMESSLYYNGAKKDFEKTGKPAYKVTEPYVYQGKMITEQVYPIVIDGQFKGVAGVDFALADIDTMLRRIAKSEEFDIFLISANGNFIAASLDPVDGELDVSNERLLTRNVEDIQAAELFVRLMKDKNMNAPLLEVDPSEGEKYYFAAARVPVGNWTVVVRKPESIVLAPIWAQLRSRLIFALSGIFLIIALLLAMTVRLARRVNEAVEAAKRIAAGDLTGELEFAAPEECVDETGVLLHSIGNMTVNLNRLVGNVKQASIQLNSTATELSATSHQQKATASSFGSSANQIAAATKQISSTNTELLGTMENVSQVAVGTAELATAGRSGLQNMEESMRDLDKATGSIGEKLAVINDKASNITGVVSTITKVADQTNLLSVNAAIEAEKAGEYGVGFLVVAREIRRLADQTSAATLDIEQMVRQMLSAVSAGVMEMDRFTDHVRRNVKDVATISQQMSDIIEQVNSNTQQFESVNESMQSQAQGAEQISSAMGQLTAHAAQSSDAIHEYSRAADDLQQAIESLKSSIASFQLKS, encoded by the coding sequence GAGTCGTCGCGACTCAGATTGAAGACTTGAATGCCAGTGCTGTGATCTCGGCACAGCGAATGGCTGACGCACAGGTCGCGGGGATGTTCGGTGACCGCGAAGCGTCGATCGAATACGCTCGTATCGTTCTCGAGAATTTTGATGGCATCACGGGTGCTTACTTTGGTTACGAACCGAATGCTGACGGGCAGGATAGCGAGTCGCTTGGAAAATTGCCGACCGAGGCAATGGACCCAAACGGTCGCTTTATTCCGTATTGGTTTGTCGACTCGACCAAGGGACGTACAACTTCGCTAGAACCCTTGGTCGATATGGAGTCGAGCCTCTACTACAACGGCGCAAAGAAGGACTTCGAAAAGACAGGAAAGCCAGCTTACAAGGTAACGGAACCTTACGTTTATCAAGGCAAGATGATTACCGAGCAGGTATATCCGATCGTAATCGATGGTCAGTTCAAGGGTGTTGCAGGCGTCGATTTTGCCCTTGCTGATATTGATACGATGCTGCGGCGGATCGCAAAGTCCGAAGAATTCGATATTTTCTTAATCAGTGCAAACGGCAATTTCATTGCGGCCTCGTTGGATCCCGTCGACGGCGAACTGGATGTCAGCAACGAAAGGCTCTTGACTCGTAACGTGGAAGACATCCAAGCAGCAGAACTGTTTGTGCGATTGATGAAGGACAAGAACATGAACGCGCCGCTGCTTGAAGTTGACCCAAGTGAGGGCGAAAAGTACTACTTTGCTGCGGCGCGAGTGCCTGTCGGCAATTGGACGGTTGTGGTGCGAAAGCCAGAGAGTATTGTCTTGGCACCGATCTGGGCCCAGCTTCGGTCCCGTCTCATTTTTGCATTGAGTGGAATCTTCTTGATCATAGCGTTATTGTTGGCGATGACCGTTCGGTTGGCGCGACGCGTGAACGAGGCCGTTGAAGCGGCCAAGCGAATTGCCGCGGGCGATTTGACGGGAGAATTGGAATTCGCGGCCCCGGAAGAGTGCGTGGACGAGACCGGTGTACTACTTCACTCGATTGGCAACATGACCGTGAACTTGAATCGTCTTGTAGGCAACGTCAAACAAGCGAGCATTCAGCTGAATTCGACGGCAACCGAACTCTCCGCAACAAGCCATCAACAAAAGGCGACGGCGAGCTCGTTCGGTTCCTCGGCAAATCAAATTGCAGCTGCGACCAAACAGATCTCCTCTACCAATACGGAATTGCTTGGCACGATGGAAAACGTCAGTCAAGTGGCTGTGGGCACGGCCGAACTGGCAACCGCTGGGCGATCCGGGTTACAGAACATGGAAGAGAGCATGCGTGACTTGGACAAAGCCACCGGTTCCATTGGAGAAAAGTTGGCGGTCATCAACGACAAGGCGTCGAACATCACAGGTGTTGTGTCCACCATTACGAAGGTCGCCGATCAGACGAATCTGCTGTCGGTCAATGCTGCGATTGAAGCAGAGAAGGCAGGCGAATATGGTGTCGGATTCCTCGTCGTCGCTCGCGAGATTCGTCGACTGGCCGATCAGACATCCGCTGCGACTTTAGATATCGAACAGATGGTTCGTCAAATGTTGTCGGCCGTTTCCGCCGGCGTGATGGAAATGGACCGGTTTACTGACCACGTCCGTCGCAACGTCAAGGATGTGGCGACGATCAGCCAGCAAATGTCGGACATCATTGAGCAGGTCAACAGCAATACGCAGCAATTTGAAAGCGTCAATGAGAGTATGCAGAGTCAAGCACAGGGAGCCGAGCAAATTAGCAGTGCGATGGGGCAATTGACAGCCCATGCGGCTCAGTCGTCCGATGCGATCCACGAATACTCTCGCGCTGCTGACGATTTGCAGCAGGCAATTGAATCACTCAAATCTTCCATCGCCTCATTCCAGTTGAAGTCTTGA
- a CDS encoding hybrid sensor histidine kinase/response regulator, with translation MSGDLSGFSIFELYKGEVDSHLAALSEGLLAIEGDQGDLSEIEQLMRAAHSIKGAAAIADIKMIVELAHTMEDCFVGFQKGVESIESARIDQLLAAVDLIGETTQLSEDELDAWQSSRSDPCLQLSNSLREPARESKPAATQDIAEVEPDPVAKTALQTETTTPVSKELLATQKPLTSSNTPLVESERTSSAQAETAGSESSVERKPEAVTDQRTVPVNAQNLDRIMRLASELIVEARNLQSMQKSLTALREVQSSFSQLLERIGGPGTTTGESDLVRNELQRIHAATDEILQQHAGRLERAIWRSERTSTALYQQVVGSRMRPFVEGTQSFPRMIRDLSKALGKQVSFTVLGQSVAVDRDILRKLEAPLNHLLRNCVDHGIENPEERRTAGKSETGKVTLEARHHAGMLTIEVRDDGRGIDVDSLRDKLVQRNLAARSMAEQFSHAEVFEFLFLPGFSTANEVTEVSGRGVGLDVVRSMVQDVSGTVRVESKLGAGTTFTLRLPVTLSVIRAALAEIAGELYAFPLAKLHRIERVPIGAISPVQGRLQFTLDQTSVGLVRGTEILNLSDNSQAEDSLCVVVIGQVQHLCGIAVDKFIGEQDLVVRPLDPRLGKVPHVSAAAVTEEGDPLLILDVEDLLNSMGQLLGEGRMRGMTSLATHDKKAVPKVLVVDDSIVVRETQRQLLTAMGCEVDVAVDGRDGWHALQAKAYDLVVSDIDMPRMNGIELIRTIRQDPRFVDLPIIIVSYKDRDDDRLQGFEAGANAYLTKGSFHDDSFTRTVTDLIGEMD, from the coding sequence ATGAGTGGTGATCTATCGGGTTTCTCAATCTTTGAGTTGTACAAGGGCGAGGTCGATTCGCACCTCGCCGCTCTGAGTGAGGGACTTTTGGCGATTGAGGGGGATCAAGGGGATCTTTCCGAGATCGAGCAACTGATGCGGGCGGCGCACTCGATCAAGGGAGCGGCCGCCATCGCGGACATCAAGATGATCGTCGAATTGGCCCATACCATGGAGGACTGCTTTGTCGGTTTCCAGAAGGGTGTTGAGAGTATCGAATCGGCGAGAATTGACCAATTGCTTGCGGCAGTGGATCTCATCGGAGAAACAACGCAACTGTCGGAAGATGAACTCGATGCATGGCAGTCTTCGCGAAGTGATCCATGCCTCCAACTGAGCAATTCATTGCGAGAACCGGCGAGGGAATCCAAGCCCGCCGCTACTCAAGACATTGCTGAGGTCGAACCGGACCCTGTCGCCAAAACGGCCCTGCAAACCGAAACGACTACACCGGTAAGCAAGGAATTGCTCGCGACCCAGAAGCCACTCACCTCGAGCAACACGCCACTCGTTGAATCCGAGAGGACGTCGTCAGCACAGGCAGAGACGGCGGGTTCCGAGTCATCCGTGGAAAGAAAACCTGAGGCGGTGACGGACCAGCGGACCGTTCCGGTTAACGCTCAGAATCTTGATCGCATCATGCGACTTGCTAGCGAGTTGATCGTCGAAGCACGCAACTTGCAATCAATGCAAAAATCTCTGACTGCTTTGAGAGAAGTACAAAGCAGTTTTTCGCAGTTGTTGGAACGAATCGGTGGCCCCGGCACGACAACCGGCGAATCCGACCTTGTAAGGAATGAACTTCAACGCATCCACGCCGCCACGGATGAGATACTTCAGCAACATGCAGGGCGCCTCGAACGAGCGATTTGGCGATCGGAGCGAACGTCGACGGCACTTTACCAGCAAGTCGTCGGTAGCCGCATGCGTCCTTTCGTCGAAGGCACGCAATCGTTTCCCCGAATGATTCGGGATTTATCAAAAGCACTCGGTAAACAAGTCTCCTTTACGGTATTGGGACAATCCGTGGCAGTCGACCGCGACATTCTGCGCAAATTGGAGGCGCCGCTCAATCATCTTCTTCGTAACTGTGTCGATCACGGTATCGAAAATCCTGAGGAAAGGCGTACGGCAGGGAAATCAGAGACGGGAAAGGTCACGTTAGAAGCCCGGCATCACGCTGGAATGCTAACCATTGAAGTGCGAGATGACGGTCGCGGAATCGACGTTGATTCGTTGCGAGACAAATTGGTCCAGCGCAATTTGGCCGCCCGTTCGATGGCGGAACAATTCAGTCATGCGGAAGTCTTTGAGTTCCTTTTCTTGCCAGGTTTCTCCACAGCAAACGAGGTGACCGAGGTCTCGGGACGCGGTGTTGGTTTGGACGTCGTGCGTTCGATGGTTCAAGATGTTTCCGGCACCGTACGCGTTGAGTCGAAGTTGGGGGCCGGTACCACGTTCACTCTGCGTCTGCCCGTAACGCTTTCGGTCATCCGTGCCGCCCTAGCAGAAATTGCCGGCGAGTTATATGCTTTTCCTCTGGCCAAACTTCACCGTATTGAGCGAGTGCCAATCGGTGCGATTAGCCCTGTGCAGGGAAGATTGCAATTTACTCTCGATCAGACGTCGGTCGGTCTTGTGCGTGGCACGGAGATTCTCAATCTGAGTGACAATTCTCAAGCCGAGGATTCCTTGTGTGTTGTGGTGATCGGCCAGGTTCAGCATCTTTGTGGTATTGCTGTCGACAAATTCATTGGCGAGCAGGATCTGGTTGTGCGTCCGCTTGACCCGCGTCTAGGCAAGGTGCCTCACGTTTCTGCTGCTGCGGTGACCGAAGAGGGGGATCCGCTGCTGATTTTGGACGTCGAGGATCTCCTAAATTCAATGGGTCAGTTGTTGGGTGAAGGGCGAATGCGCGGCATGACATCGTTGGCCACCCACGACAAGAAAGCTGTACCGAAGGTGCTTGTCGTCGACGATTCCATTGTTGTGCGAGAGACCCAGCGACAGCTGCTCACAGCGATGGGCTGCGAGGTTGACGTGGCGGTTGATGGCCGAGACGGCTGGCACGCCTTGCAGGCTAAGGCGTATGATCTCGTTGTGAGTGACATCGACATGCCCCGAATGAATGGCATTGAGCTGATTCGGACGATCCGCCAGGATCCCCGCTTCGTGGATCTTCCGATCATCATCGTCTCGTATAAAGATCGTGACGACGATCGATTGCAGGGCTTTGAGGCGGGCGCCAACGCCTATTTGACAAAGGGGAGCTTTCACGATGATTCCTTCACGAGAACGGTGACCGACTTGATTGGAGAAATGGATTGA
- the cheB gene encoding chemotaxis-specific protein-glutamate methyltransferase CheB → MIRIAIVNDVRMAAEVLRRIVVSLPDAEVAWIAENGQQAVDRCQSDTPDIVLMDLIMPVMDGVEATRQIMQRSPCSILVVTATVSGNSNKVYETLGHGAIDAVNTPVLGRDGNIAGGDELKRKLRNIVRLQSSGDVALKQTHSGSQISVSRSQTASVPIVAIGASTGGPQALATLLASLAPPINFSILVVQHLDQLFVPGFVEWLGQEVKVPVRQIEAGILPQVGTIGVACTKDHLVLTSKGVLQYVREPAEHLHRPSVDVLFDSLAKTSMRPGVAVLLTGMGRDGAAGLKSLKDAGWSTIVQDQQTSVVWGMPGAATKMGAADQVLPLNQIGPTLSRAMSKRTE, encoded by the coding sequence TTGATCCGCATCGCCATTGTTAATGATGTCCGAATGGCAGCGGAGGTCTTGCGCCGCATTGTCGTTTCACTGCCGGACGCCGAGGTCGCCTGGATCGCTGAAAATGGGCAACAGGCAGTTGATCGATGCCAGTCAGATACGCCGGACATCGTGCTGATGGATCTGATCATGCCAGTCATGGACGGTGTCGAAGCAACTCGGCAGATCATGCAACGAAGCCCGTGCTCGATTCTTGTCGTGACTGCGACAGTGAGTGGAAATTCGAACAAAGTCTACGAGACGCTTGGGCACGGCGCGATCGATGCCGTGAACACGCCGGTGCTGGGCCGCGACGGCAATATCGCCGGTGGCGACGAGCTCAAACGCAAACTACGTAACATCGTACGACTCCAGAGCTCTGGTGACGTGGCGTTGAAGCAAACGCACTCAGGTTCGCAGATTTCGGTGTCTCGATCGCAAACGGCTTCGGTGCCGATTGTGGCAATTGGTGCGTCGACCGGTGGACCGCAAGCGCTGGCCACGCTACTTGCGAGTCTTGCTCCTCCCATCAACTTCTCCATTTTGGTCGTTCAACATCTCGATCAGTTGTTCGTGCCAGGATTTGTCGAATGGCTTGGACAAGAGGTCAAAGTGCCGGTTCGCCAAATTGAGGCGGGTATTCTGCCGCAAGTGGGAACCATCGGCGTTGCCTGCACGAAGGATCATCTCGTGTTAACCTCCAAAGGTGTCTTACAATACGTTCGCGAGCCAGCCGAGCATCTCCATCGACCGTCTGTGGACGTGCTGTTTGATTCCTTAGCCAAGACATCGATGCGACCAGGCGTCGCCGTGCTGTTAACAGGTATGGGGCGCGACGGAGCTGCTGGCTTGAAATCGTTAAAGGACGCTGGTTGGAGCACGATTGTTCAAGATCAACAAACGAGTGTTGTTTGGGGAATGCCAGGAGCAGCTACCAAGATGGGTGCCGCTGATCAGGTGCTTCCGCTCAATCAGATTGGCCCGACCCTTTCCAGAGCGATGTCGAAAAGAACTGAGTAA
- a CDS encoding CheR family methyltransferase, translating to MTANASTQMQQQFAKQTGLSLGLLQTPTIAGFVKRRCLELGLDDELAYHRLVIGDPLETERLVKQVSVPETWFFRYPSSYDLLVNHSADLLSGPRQDLRMLSIACATGEEPYSMKMAAVQSGWPDDGIRIDAIDRHEASVAIARRAVYGNNSFREPMPAWAERWFHRTQDAMQVHANITTNVEFMDRDILNGSWPVGSTIYDVVFCRNLFIYLNDSARTTLSLLLSSLLPPGGILFVGHAEVSILAGDCFEPIGVRHSFALRRKHSRAIAQPPLLRPRKLPQVTDRQRSRAHADELEIALPQNRIDLPTAELKTCQTQALADARAMANAGRIEDAITVLESIESPTANGPDFYELLGSIKLSLGQIQEAREAFNKVLYFEHDHDGALLQLAIIYDRLGNTEQASRFRQRAIRAHEAKPQKLSDSEP from the coding sequence ATGACTGCAAATGCAAGCACACAAATGCAGCAGCAGTTCGCCAAACAGACTGGGCTCAGCCTCGGCCTTTTACAGACGCCAACGATCGCGGGTTTTGTAAAACGTCGTTGTCTCGAATTAGGGTTGGACGATGAATTGGCGTACCACCGGCTCGTGATTGGAGATCCATTAGAAACAGAACGTTTGGTCAAACAAGTCTCCGTTCCCGAAACATGGTTCTTTCGGTATCCATCGTCCTACGATTTACTGGTGAATCACAGCGCCGATCTTTTGAGTGGACCTCGGCAAGACTTGAGGATGCTTAGTATTGCTTGCGCGACTGGCGAAGAGCCGTACAGCATGAAGATGGCGGCGGTGCAATCAGGGTGGCCAGATGACGGCATCCGCATCGATGCGATTGATCGCCATGAAGCATCCGTTGCGATTGCACGTCGGGCCGTTTACGGCAACAACTCGTTTCGAGAGCCCATGCCTGCTTGGGCGGAGCGATGGTTCCATCGCACTCAAGACGCCATGCAGGTCCACGCCAACATCACGACAAACGTCGAATTCATGGATCGGGATATCTTAAACGGCTCGTGGCCAGTCGGTTCGACCATCTACGATGTTGTTTTCTGCCGAAATCTGTTCATCTATCTGAATGATTCTGCGCGAACGACATTGTCCCTCCTGCTTTCGTCGCTCCTACCCCCGGGTGGTATTCTGTTTGTCGGTCACGCTGAAGTTTCGATTCTTGCTGGAGACTGCTTCGAGCCGATTGGAGTGAGGCACAGCTTCGCTCTGCGTCGAAAACACTCGCGGGCCATCGCGCAGCCGCCCTTGCTACGTCCTCGCAAACTGCCACAAGTGACGGATCGGCAAAGAAGTCGAGCTCATGCGGACGAACTTGAGATCGCTTTGCCACAGAACCGAATCGATCTGCCAACTGCCGAATTGAAGACTTGCCAAACCCAGGCGTTAGCGGATGCTCGCGCGATGGCGAACGCTGGGCGAATTGAGGATGCGATCACCGTACTGGAGTCTATCGAGTCGCCCACTGCGAACGGTCCCGATTTTTATGAGCTACTTGGAAGCATCAAGCTCAGCTTGGGCCAGATCCAAGAGGCACGCGAAGCCTTTAACAAAGTCCTCTATTTCGAGCACGACCACGATGGGGCATTGTTGCAACTGGCCATTATCTATGATCGACTTGGAAATACGGAACAAGCATCCCGCTTTCGGCAACGTGCCATTCGTGCTCACGAGGCCAAGCCCCAAAAGCTATCGGATTCTGAGCCATGA